In Astyanax mexicanus isolate ESR-SI-001 chromosome 7, AstMex3_surface, whole genome shotgun sequence, the genomic stretch CCCATTGGTTTTTACTTCTCTATTGTGTCAGTGGTTCATTTAACAAGTCATACCTTCAGTTCTGCTTGTTGTGGTAAAATAATAGAGCTGTAGAAGTGCTGTAGAAGTGATTTAttttctaattaaataaatagtattTCTGTACTTCTGCATGACTTCAACACATTAGCATTGATCTGGTGCATATAAAACATTGAAAACTGCaactacatatatttttatttccaaaatcATTAGGCCATTTCCGAAGACATACATGACACTTACAGTTCAACACTGGGTTAAAGGTAAGGTAAAATTCAGGTCAGACAAAACTCCTCACTCTTTAGAAGTAGGATATTTAGTATCGTTCTCTTGCACAGGATTTAACAAGCATccgtcaaagtcaaagtcaaagtggtttttattgtcatttcagctatatacagagtacacagtgaaacgaaacaacgttcctccagggaccatggtgcacataaacacagtgtagacagaacaatagtgcaacagtacaaaagtgcagacagacaatacaacacaatacagacaaagaataataaataacaagacagtgtgcaaattatgcagtgtgcaaaaagtgtgcaaaaaagaccagtggtgtagtaattacctctattacacagtgtgcaatagagtccagtgaggtagtagggtttttagtgctttccattttctggggtaagtggggtaagagtgtgtgtgcatgtacagaaaaaccatcagttcagtctctgcagttgaggagtctgatggcttgggggtagaagctgttgcagaatctggtcgtgctggaccggatgctgcggtaccttcttcccgaaggcaggagggagaacagttcgtgtgagggatgggtggggtcattcacaatgctggttgctttgcggatgctgcgggtggtgtaaatgtccgtgatggaggggagagagacgccgatgatcctctcagctgtcctcacaatacgctggagggtcttgcggtcagagacggtgcaggtcccaaaccaggcagtgatgcagctgctcaggatgctctcaatggtccctcacGAACCATTCTTACCATACCTTATCACGAACCCCCATAGAGATGTTTTTGTAGTAAATTCAAGAATTCACGACTACAGTCAGTTTCTTTGGCAGCGATGTCCCTTGGAAACCTTACAAGAAGGACCAAATGTTGCTTACTTTTTAAGCAACATTAAAACCCTGTGCGGAGTCCAGTACCCCTGCAGTGTGTTAAATAGAAAGGAAGACATTACTGGATTTGGCAAGTGTGTGGTATTCACAGACCTAGCAGCCTGAACTGTggataaaagttattttaagccCTGCCAAACTATCCCACCTCCCCTCCAAGATAAATGGAACTGAACTGTAAAAGGGACAAATACAAACGTATGGTAAGAAGGTCTCTGAAGCCATGTTTGACTCAGTAGAGATTCTCTGGTGTCCCACTTTGCAGCACAAACACCAGTGTCTCTACCTAATTCATACAAGAAAAATAGTGAACAAGAAATCAACAATACATTTTCTGCATTACTGCACTAGCTGCCTGTTTCTCAGTATTTTACAAGTGAAGAGTAGAGATACGTTGAGTTTGTTGTTAAtgaaatggtgtaaaaatagtgatttctttgcatgatgctaaaaaaaatgttctaactcaaactcattggcattggctcattctttgtgaaaaacatatatcaaaacacattttcgataaacacacactgtaaaccccccctacacatttatattacatacagtatgtttggccaagggctaataaacattgcttcatttgtaaatttgaaactaaacaaattttctcctcatatcttgagtttaattcattttcttttacattttattaataaattaataaaaaaaagagtagcactttttgaaagaaatgtaacataagaaaggtaaagggcaaatatgaaccatgtaagctgtttatattgcttgcaatttaggtgaagcaagcatgtgtaaagcattttaatgtaaaattgcttaattttgctgaattaaatacaagtaacaaagtaaacgagtaacaaaaatatgaacaccacacaaggtttaaagagttttaaagaattttaaaggGTTTTACAGGATTTTCAAGTGTGTTTTCAGCAGTCTCACATTGATATCCTGGTGAAGAACAGCTTTGTGGAATTGGTTTCTGGGAAGCTGAACTGAAATTGTGTGAATTGTGAAAAGATAAAGATGTGGTGTGGGGCTGGCTCTTTCTGTAAAGGTTGCACCAGGGGAAATGGGCTCTTTCTGACGTCGGTGAGAACACAATGTCTGGGCAATCTGGAGTGTGATTACTGGCCTGTTCTGGACAATTACTAGCTAATGGATTATGGTGGGAGGAAGGAAGACAGATGCATCTTGTTACTTAACAGGCTTACATGTGCAAACCCCCCCTCTACACCCCCCTACGCCCCTACCCAGAAAAGACAGCCCATGTGGTCAGCGCTGTGATGCAGATGAAGAAGCTGCAGGCCAGAAAATACAAGGATGCTGTTCTGTTCACTGACCCTGCTGCAGATACTGATGACATGGCAGAGGCTAAACAGAGAGCTCTTCTTGATCAGGTATTATCATCATCACtatctttatcatcatcatcatttcccAGTTTAAATCATCACCTGCCTCTTTTAGCAGCACTCAGAATCTAAATCTATCTGTGAAAACATCACATTTAACCCTCGTTCCCTCATCAGGAagagcaatggtgttcctgggttaatttgaccaaaaaattgggttaattatccaaaagatgtctaaaacccCAAAAAATTCATAacaaacagtgtgaatatttcattactaactccattactaattctAATCAATATGTAGTGCCGTGGTGTTCCTTACATccaacaggtaatgcttcaattaatttaattcattcactcgttttttataaaaaagaaaaatgcatgttcaaactttttgtaactgctttttttacttttaaaagaccaacatataaaacacaatagttttacacatCATTGAAACATAACCACTGCAAATTAGTTTCAGTTTTAGTGTTTGCAGGGGGTGTTTGCAACTATTTGAGATGAATAAATGTGATATTATATATTGactacactaattaagacaagcataagttgtttcatactgaaaaaagatCTTCAAACTTCTTAAAACGGgtcataacaggagggttaattattattattattattattatcagtagaAACAGAAACACAACAAGTCTATTGAATAAAACTGCATCAatcacctttttatttttacgtgGTAACACATTAAAAGTAACCCTCATTTTAATGCATCACTTACCATTAAAAGCAGGAGTGTCTAAACTATGGAccggttctttttttttttttaatgacccgCGAGTTTGCCCCTATTAGGAATGTaatattcaaagtttgaacgctaggtgtcgctATGACATAAACCCAATCTAAAACGCTCCTCATCTCATTTCCTTCCTTCATTATGCCTACAATAATATTTTTTGGGGAAAACACGGCAactccaaaaaaacaaaaggaaaacagacaaaaaataaaaaatctagttatccaaaagcagtgtgtaaggctggtggaggagaacatgatgccaagatgtatgaaaactgtgattaaaaaccagggttattccagcaaataatctttaaacttttttgttttagacatttctcattttctgtaaataaatgctctaaattacaatatttttatttggaatttgggagaaatgttgtctgtagtttatagaataaaagaacagtgatcattttactcaaatatatacctataaatagcaaaatcagagaaactgatttagaaactgaagtgtctcttaattttttccagcgctgtaacagttgttttgtcatatgttgtttttatttattttaattgctaATCTTTGAAAATCAATATTTATCACGATTACAATACGATTTTATCATATTGTCCACCTGTACTTGTACCTTATTGGAATGTGACACTAAATTCATTATCTTTCTAAATGCTAGAATTGTGGAGTTGGATCAAATAACATTATAATTATGGCGACGGTAAAGCCCTGAGTGACAGCAATGCTTCAACAAACTAACATACAAAGAACAAAGAACCCCAGCAACACTAATACTGTACTTTACACACCTTCAGATACACACCTGACCTCAGTACAGATTACCTCAGGACATCTACAGGATACTGTACATGATGTTCTAAAGAAATGAGAGTTTAATATCAGGAGGATGTTTAGGGAGTTAAGGGGGGATTGCTGgtttaaaggtaaataatataataaagtaaattatCTGATCATTATATGCAGAtattgtgttacaggtgttttacagaattacactgtaaatataaatTATCAATTACTCTATATTATAAAATGACCCTGTATAATAGCTGCTACATCATGCAGACGGAAactcatattaataataatattaatataatgagAGCTGCTTCTGCTTACCTGTCAGATTATTCTCACCTGTATTTTCTTACGCTTCAGCGCCATCTAGAGACGTACCACAGGATTCACCGGCTGAGGGACAGACTGTACCAGCACTACTCTGAGTTACTGACAGAGAAGATCCAGAGACAGAGGCAGGAGCTGAAGATGCATCATGACTCAGCTtcccagaaaaacacagaaaatgacACTGAACAGgtatttaaactctaaacacctgTTCAGGTGTGTGATACGGGTTTATTTCATACAGGGGACCCCAAGTCACATAACTACTGCAGATTTCCATATTCAGAACTCATTGGTTAATTTACAAAGGATAAATATGttcttttaataaaattaaaatgaatattttttttaagctgaaaTGCAAAACTAGTATATTTAATATGacacaataaattaatttaatttactctagcgtttaaatatttcattttagaataactttaaaataattatttattaattagttatttattttatatatatatatatatatatatatatatatatatatatatatatatatatatatatatatatatatatattatgcacttttaaattttggtttattttatacaGATTACTCCTAGTCACATAACTACTGCAGACAGTCatattcagaattcattgtttaATTTACAAAGGATAAAAATGtgcttttaataaaatttaaataaatatattttcaggctgaaatgcacaaaaacatgaaacatctgCAGCtcttttcataatttttaaaacattctaATTTCAAATAGAATAACTTCTATTTATTTCTTGTAATTTATTGGTTTCAATCGTCCTTCTGATGATTAAAGATTTATGTCGGTTCAATGCAAAAGCCCCAGTTCTAGATATTTCAGTATTCTCTTGTGCTTCTATTTAATTGGCTCATTTACAAGTAATTTCTGAGTTACTAAGTAAAATTTATGAAGTATAGTATTTAAATTACTGAATAAATACAGAGTATAAAAAGGTCTAAAGCGATTGCAGGGAGTCACCAGTAGGCGACAGAACCCTAAAAaacttacagttacagttaccACAATTACCCCACTTACTGTAGTCTTTAACTAATATAACTTATTCCAAGATCTGAAGGTAAAATAATGGATGCAAAAATAGtactaactaaaaaaaactaacaaaacagatttacagtgtaaaaaaaaatactttctcagATAACAAATGATTTAACTGTATTTATTGAGGTTTGATAAATACTTTTGTAGGAGATAATACATAGATAAGAAGGCCCCCTGAAAGTTACAGACCCTTACAAATGTTAAAGTTCTATTAAACATTTTAGAAAATAATAATCAGCATTTAGGAGATACATGGACTCAATGTCTAACTTAAAAGAGTTATATGGCATTTTCATGCCTGTCCATCCAAGCTTAGGGTCATTGTACCATCATCTGTACTGGACACTTTAAAAATAGTGAcatttactatattattatattatgactTAATTTAGCACAAGTCATTCTTACTACACACAATACTGAATATAAAAATTCagttaatactgtatatattacacCCCTGGGATGCATACATtatattctgatatttttttagtattttagttttttctccccagtgattaataaagtatctttaACTATTAACTATTGACTACTGCACCAACATATAATAGCTAGAGTAATTCATGGTAAATGTATGGTAATGCATGTTTAAGTATAGGCTACATATTGGTCTTTAGTTCAAGTTCTGTAAAACTGTTTTATCATGAGATCTTTGGACAAACTCTGTTTATCTAGAACTGTTTTATATGGTAATGAAGTCCTGAGTGATTCATCACCTTCCTCCTCAGGTCTGAGCTTCAATACACAACCGGTGAAATCAAAGCCTTGCACCAATCTACAGACCCACACCTCACTCAGCAcacactcaacaacacacacaatacacacacacaccctgctcaAGCTTTGAAACTAAGTATCCCCATCAGCCTCCATTTCAACAATCATTTCCTTTATCACACCTTCCTCAGGACGATTATTTTAACTACAAAGTTTTAGAAGTAGATTTTAGAGTAAAAACATAGAAACatgttttacatatatttatgtttataacaTACTGCAcgaaaaacatgatacaataattaAAACACTCAGCAAACCTCTTGCACCTCTTCTCCTTTGAAATTAAAGTGTTagcatataataaataaagattattacCAGTTATTTTGACAAAAACGATTTATAAAAACTTCACTGACCAGTTCAGATTTATATTTTTGTCCTCCCCAAATAACCAGCATGGTTTaagacagtggttctcaaactgtggttcGGTCACCATTGATACCATTTTTCTATTAGCTGTAAATTTCTATCTAACATTACATTAGTTGTTCTTGCCCGTTAAAACCTGTATATAatctacacttcagtccttcactctcagaactacagttttatcattattaacaacagtttcattggtcctagaataaaaccctgtggaacgccacaagaTCTGCTCTATTAACCAACCAAtcaccaacagttcactacagtttctgcactacagttaaaTACAGATAAATAAGGTAGTAAGCACTTATTAACGTAGTTCACTGATTGTCTCTcttgttgtttattttcctctgtttaaATTCTGATTCTACTGTATTTACCATAATACTAACTTACTTACAGACTGAAAAAAGCTGGAAAACTCAACACAACAGAAGAGTGAAGAGCAATTGGTGGAAAAGATATGAGGAgacgtataaataaatatatatatatatatatatatatatatatatatatatatatatatatatatatatatatatgtttggatTACCTCTCTAcattactgtgtataaataagcatgtgttcctgtgaaatggTTTGTAAAGGTGATACTTGGAttttttagtttggtcattggtgaTACGTGGTCTAAACACTGTATGACTCTACCTACACCAGGCTTTGAAGTGCAGGTACGATGGTGTTTGAGGTTGAGGAGATTGAGGAAGCTCCTCATGTTAATACGGGGGCTGGGGGCTGTTGGTGCAGACTTGTGATTGACTTTGATTTTGGCCGTCTGGCCCGAGGACAATGGGGGTGAGGGAGAGTGGTGTAGAGTggtgaggtggggtgtgtgtgggagggggttTAAGGTAAGTAGGCGGGGGTTTGGCAGCTTTAGACAGATCCTGTCTTATCAATCTCCCCCTATAAAAGCTGGGCTTCTTCAGCGGGCTGTAATTGTCTCTCCTAATGACCCGCACTGGAGAGCAGGACAAAAGCAGCGCTATAAAGAACTTTATGAGGCTGTCGGTAGGAAACCTTTggtggaaaagaagaagaaaaaactgcTGAGCAAATGAAACTGCCCCGTTGTTTCCTCAGCCCAGGCCTAAAAAAAGACCCCCCCAATCGGGACTCCACCACGGGGCAGGACCAAAGCAGGCAGGGCCGTGGCCTCCTGCTGGGGCCTAATTGGTCCCTGCTCCAGTTAATGGCTTCCTGTGGCTGCATGTTTACTTCTCATTTGCTTTGGGTGCTGGGTTTCCCAGCCCTGCTGCAAGACCAGGCTCTTCCAGAAGCGAAGGGAGAAGATGTTCTCACCTTCTACACTCTTTCTTTCGTACACTCATTCATTTCTCTTTCCATGCCCTATTCTTCATCATCTCTTCCTCCGCTGTCTTTCCTTTcttacagagaaaaagaaaaccaCCCGTCCAGAAGCTCATAGCTTCAACCCTCAAGCATGATGATGCGTATCTGGCTGCTTTACCTAAAACACGCTATTATCTGGTGAATGTTCAATATTTAATCACATATCAcatttagggtgtactcacactaggcaatccgaaccatgcccgggcacggttacctcccaaagcacggttcgtttggctagtgtgatcgctccgaaccgtgcccaggcacggtacgctgaaccgtgctcgggcccacctctccaagcgggcccgggcacggttcagcttacggtacagatgcagtgtgagcgcaaaccgtgcccgggcacggatcaagatgacgtcagtgatgcgacgctactgtaaacggaggacgtgttatacacaattctgcatataatatttttgaaaagggttctaaagagcaccataatggttagtgttacccataataaattaggactactatctacaagtcctaaaccacaaacagattttattattacttgagttttatgtttcgctcctttggtcactatttatgtatatagcaagtacgtcttttaccttactgatgaacgtgaattgtagtccgcgagtaaagctgcaaatttctccctggacgtctgctgcttgtgtaaaaaccttcttacacgtgcagcacgattagcagtaaatcgctgtgttgcacaagcaatgaatctctggttcagttgcgtatttgcacgcccaaaacgaactccattgttttgcgcgcgcatactgttcttcaaaacaaaagtcgcctgttgatgacgaaagcgtgctcgggcacggatcgtttagcgcagtgtgagtgcaggcctgcgggggagtgcggagggggccgaaccgtgctccggcacgattcaaccaaaccgggcctagtgtgagtacacccttaatcATGTATCACatctataaaatgtatgtaataatGTTCAGTGACATGTGCATGTACTGGTGCATCTCAAGAAATTAGaatttcattgaaaagttgccttatttcagtaattcagtagttcaaaatatgaaactctatatatatagatgtatttcttttattgttaatgattatggcctACAGCCAATAAATACcattttggtacttttggcagtgtgggcagtgtgccaagtcctgctggaaaaggaaatctacatctccataaaagttgtcagtagcagagggaagcatgaagtgctgtaagattttgtgggaaaacaaaactgcactgactttagacttgataataaaacacagtggatcaacaccagcagatgacagacatgtctctccaaaccatcactgatcatcagtaaattttacatttcatttggaaatcaagagaccagagtctggaggaagagtggagagacacacagtccaaactgctcgaggtctagtgtgaagtttccaccaatcagtcatggtttggagagacatgtctgtcatctgctggtgttgatccactgtgttttattatcaagtctaaagtcagtgcagttttgctttcccacaaaatcttactgaTAAcagcttttatagagatgcagatttcatttttcagcaggacttggcacactgcccacactgctccaaaagtaccaattgaaataaagtaacatttcagtgatattctgttttttttaaatgcactactaTGTGCAGTATGATTCTTCTAAAGCTCTTTTCCTCACTGTCACTCGCATTCTCTTGTGGGGGTCTTCCAATGAGAGATCCTGGAGCTTCAGAGGCTCCTGGCCCAGCGTGGGTGTCTGCAGGGTCCCAGGGAGCAGGAGGTGTTCCAGCACTGGGTGGACCAGGCCAAAACAGCACAACTGGAGAAACAGCTACAGCAGATCGGTGAGAGGAACCGGACTGCAGTGATTAGAAACCAGGCTTATGTAGGGCTGCAGTGATGTTCCTCACAGTAATAACCAAACAATGTCTATAATGTCTTTGctgttacacacaaaaaaaaagtttttttggtagATTGTAAAACAAAACTGGTTGATTTTGCATTGTTTCATATAATTTCATGATGGAAggaccaatggaaatgctccaGCATGTTTGTGTGACAGCTAGAGCATAAACGTCAATGAATAATATGATTTATGATTGATAGCccagtataatacagtatgtaGAAAAACTCCCAAGACCAGCTTCAAACCACTTCagtaggtggtctgagacacacttaaaccacatgttacagcagtgtaaacacaccTGTCTCTCCAGGACACATCTGACAACCCAGAACAGACCAAATATCAAGCCATCATCTGAGTTTCAGTGTTTTCTCAGGTCATTTTAGATCTAAATCTCTTAAATCTTCCAGTAACGTTCTGctcttatatcttatatcttgtatctgctgatacctgctatccCTTAAACCTAATATATTCTGCAATGTAAGCAGATGTGTTTCCCACCATCCCTCAGaagaacacacagaaaacagaaaaataaatcctGACTCTTCTCTGTCCTTACCAAGGTTGTGGaacgaacttccactgggtgtcagaacagaaCTGAAAGTCACTCCTGGTCTTAAAACgacgactgaagactcatcttttcaaataCTTCCTAAActtatcttaaaaataaaaatctctaaATCTCTAGTTCTAAACGTTATCAAAGCTCAAAGGTTGGTGTATCCCTTGATTCTAGTCTCTCCAACTCACTCTGGATATCCTAAAGTAAAAAAAGGACacacttttgtaagtcgctctggatcaGGCCgcctgctaaataccttaaatgtaaataatgaatCTTATAATGAAAGTATTTAAATATCTACATTAAAAGCTGAAACTGTCACACTTGTTTTGTGTGTCCAGTGCTTCGCAGCAAGTCAGCTCCAGTGCTGACGGTGGAAGACTTgctacagaagaagaagaagaagaagatgccGGAACATCTCCCACAGATACAGGTCTCAACTGAAGAGAGCTCAACCCAACAGAAGCATGTGAGGATCTATTTATTACTTACATACTCTAAAACATTATATCTTCTATAGTCTTATATTTCTTTACTGTGCTTTCTTATTGCACCACCcctattattgttgtttgtttatgctgtgttgtgttgtgtaactgcttcgggatctatctatctacaggggttggacaatgaaaaagaaaaacctggttttagaccatatttattgtcctgacggacagttctggtggaaacaggagagttgaggtgcacattgaattctgtcgtgatttgagcagccgtggttttatgttttttggagacaatccgggttagcacccgaacatccctttcagacagcttcctctcacagcgtccacagttaatcctgttggatgtggttggtccttcttggtggtatgctgagctgacattaccctggatatcgtggctcttgatgcatcacaaa encodes the following:
- the si:ch211-130h14.4 gene encoding uncharacterized protein si:ch211-130h14.4 isoform X4 codes for the protein MCEKTAHVVSAVMQMKKLQARKYKDAVLFTDPAADTDDMAEAKQRALLDQRHLETYHRIHRLRDRLYQHYSELLTEKIQRQRQELKMHHDSASQKNTENDTEQRKRKPPVQKLIASTLKHDDAYLAALPKTRYYLILELQRLLAQRGCLQGPREQEVFQHWVDQAKTAQLEKQLQQIVLRSKSAPVLTVEDLLQKKKKKKMPEHLPQIQVSTEESSTQQKHVFSQELRVPRFSTLQPRFLETFKTNPLLLRVKEPPHQSKAAVVTQHQLRLMHSLSLSHIAHTHRLLDKTGLALHRDTRYSISDLLEHVCPNKISINEPRCSTQPLLPPLQSLEDHSKTELPKPSMEDTVTPSHQASSRKQTDDSALSYDKAPNSSSSDVPLSMEDIHSPSISLAKDPDDKTWTNYVS